TGTTATTTTACTTTTGAAATTTAAAAATCATATATTGTTTTAATAAAAAATTTTTTTCTATTAAATCTATAAAGCGTGTAGTGTATAATTGTTATTAATGATATGCATTTATATTTACTGTTATTTAATTATTAGTTTTTAACTTTAATAAAAAATAGTTTTAATCTAAAAATATTGATATTCTTAATTAATTTAAATTTTTAATTATTAATTAATAATTTTTATTTATAGTGAAGTCATTATGCGAAAATCATATTCTCCAAGTAAAATTGAAAGTATTATTCAGAAATATTGGTACAAAAATAAGACTTTTTCAGTAGCAGAAGATAGTAGCAAAGAAAAGTATTATTGTTTATCTATGATTCCATATCCATCTGGCAACTTACATATGGGTCATGTGCGCAATTATACAATTGGAGATGTAATTTCTAGATATCAACGTATGCTTGGAAAAAATGTATTACAACCTATAGGTTGGGATGCTTTTGGATTGCCTGCAGAACATGCTGCAATTATAAATAATACAGATCCAGAAATTTGGACAAAATCTAATATTTGTTATATGAAAAGCCAGTTACAATCGTTAGGTTTTGCTTATGACTGGAGTAGAGAGATTATAACTTGTCAACCTCAATATTATCGATGGGAACAATGGTTTTTTACTATTTTATATAAAAAAGGTTTGGTATATAAAAAAACTTCATCAGTAAACTGGTGTCCATATCACGAAACAGTTTTGGCAAATGAGCAAGTTATTAATAATTGTTGTTGGCGCTGTCACACTCGTGTGAAATATAAAAAAATTCCGCAATGGTTTATAAAAATTACTAATTACGCAGATCAATTGTTATATGGATTAGATCAATTAAAAAATTGGCCTAAACAAGTAAAAATTATGCAAAGAAATTGGATAGGACGTTCGGAAGGTGTAAATGTTACTTTTAATATTACTAATTGTGATGATACGTTAACGGTATATATAACCCGATTAGATATTTTTATGGGAATTACTTGTATATTAGTATCTATAGATCATCCGATAGTGTTAAAAATAGCAGAAATTGATCTAAATTTAGCTCATTTTATTCAAAAATGTAATAATTTTAATATTAAACCAAGCAACGCAAATGTTTATTTTTTTGAAAAGAAGGGAATGCCTATTAATATTTATGCGATACATCCAATTACTAACAGTAGATTGCCAATTTGGGTTGCTAATTTTGTAGTACCTATTGAGTCTGATGGAATAGGCGCAGCTATATTGGTTCCAGCTCATAATCAGCAAGATTGGGAGTTTGCTCATAAATATAGTTTACCAGTTAAAACTGTCATAAAGAATCTGGATGGAACTGAACCAAGCGTTATGATTAAAGCAATGACTGGAGATGGAATATTATTTAATTCTGGTGAGTTTAATGGATTAAGTTCTTGTATGGCATCTAATATAATTGCTACAGCGTTAATTGCACGTGGTATAGCTCAATATAAGATATATTATCGCTTAAAAGATTGGTGTATCTCACGTCAGCGTTATTGGGGAGTCCCTATTCCCATGATAACATTAGAAAATGGTTTAGTTAAGCCGGTTCTTTTTGATCAATTGCCGGTAATTCTGCCAAAAAAAACAGCATTTATTCAAAGTAATAGGAATAATAAACATGTAGATAGTTCTTTGAAGATGTATTCGAATTGGATACGAACTACTTATAAAGGACAAATAGCTATTCGTGATACTGATACTTTTGATACTTTTATGGAATCCTCTTGGTATTATGCTCGTTATACATGCCCTCATTATAGTAAGGCTATGTTAGATACATGTTCTGCTAATTATTGGTTACCAATTGATCAATATATAGGGGGTATTGAACATGCTATCATGCATTTATTGTATTTTCGTTTTTATCATAAATTAATGCGTGATGAAGGATTAGTTTATTCTGATGAACCTGCAATACGTTTATTATGTCAGGGTATGGTATTAGCAGATTCGTTTTATTACTTATCTACTAATGATCAGCGTATATGGGTAGATCCAACTCATGTTAAAATAATAAAACGTGATAAAGTAGGGCATATTTCAAAGGCTGTAGATGAAAACGGACGCGATTTAATTTATGCTGGAATGTGTAAAATGTCAAAGTCGAAAAATAATGGCATTGATCCAAATATAATTATTAAAAAATATGGAGCGGATGCAGTACGTTTTTTTATCATGTTTGCTGCTCCAATTGAAGCAGCATTAGAATGGAAAGAATCTGGATTGGAGGGTGCTCAGCGTTTTCTTAGGCGTGTTTGGAATTTAGTATATCAACATATCCAAGATGGGCCTGTGAGTGCATTGGATGTTGTAATGCTTAATTACGCGCAAAAATTTATTCGGTATAATATACATAAAACCATAGAAAAAGTTACTGATGATATTGATCGTAGACAATCATTTAATACTGCTTTAGCTGCAATTATGAAATTAGTGAATGAATTATATAGTGTTCCAAAAAAAAGTATACAAGATAGAGCAGTGTTACAAGAAGCTTTGTCAGTAATAGTCCGATTACTATATCCGTTTACCCCACATATTAGTTTTATTTTGTGGAGGGCTTTAGGAGGTTTGGGAGATATTGATCACGCAACATGGCCAACTGTAGATATGCAAGCAATAATAAATGAAAGGACGCTTATCATAGTGCAAATTAATGGAAAAATGCGACATAAAATATATGTACCATTAAATAGCGATAAGAATGTAATTTCTAAATTATTAGAATCAGAGAATGTTTTGAATAAATATCTTATTGGAAAAAAAATTCGTAATATAATTTTTGTTCCAAATAGAGTGATCAATATTATTATATAGTGAACGTTGAGCATTCTTTACATATAAAGAATTATCTTTTAATAATTGTAAGTATTGTTACTATGATTATGTTTGAAAGTTGTGGTTATCGATTGTGTACAGATATAACGGAAAAAAAATTACAAATAATTAATGACATAAATTCTATATCATTATGTAGTTATGATCCATTTGGGCCAATAACTCGTGCTATAATGACTGAGTTGCGTGTTAACCAAATTGGTGTTGTTGATTATTTAAATAATGACTTATGTATACGAGAAGTACATATTCCTTGTTTACATATTCTTGGTGCTTCAGAAAAGTATATAACTACTTTTGTTTTTCAGAATGGAAAAGAAGCTGGATATCAATTAGTATTGCATATACGAACTAATTTATTCATACCAAATAAAAATTGTTGCCCTATTAATATTCGTGTGTATCGTTCTTTTATACGAAATCCTGGCAGTGCTTTATTTAACGATACACAAGAGAATGATATACGTAAAGATATGTATCGAGATGCAGCGCAACAACTTATACATCAATTATTTTTACGATTTGATGATTTTTAATAATTAAAGATATGTGATAGAATTATTTTTGTATCTAATATTAATATTTTATTTTATCGTTAAAGTTTGTCATGGTTTGGATATATCCAGAACAATTATTTTTAGAATTAAAAAAAGAACTTAAGTCTGTTTATTTATTGTTAGGAAATGATTCTTATCTTTTGCAAGAGAGTTATTTTAGTATTATAAGGGCAGCTAATAAATTAAATTTTAATACGTCTGTTAATATAGAATTGGATATATATTCTGATTGGAAGGATGTATTTAATGTATTTAAAACGGCAAGTTTATTTGAAAAGAGAAAAATATTTTCATTAAAATTTACTCAAAATTGTCCTGTTTCTTATTTTAAGAAAAATGTGCCTTTATTATTTTCGTTTCTTCATGACGATTTAGTATTAATTATATATATTCAAGAATCGAATCAAATTAGCAAAAATAATATTTGGTTGCAATATTTTAATAAAAAAGGAACATTTGTTGATTGTAGCGCACTTACGTATGGACGGATGACAGTATGGATAGAAAATCAAGCGAATCATATGAAACTCGTTATAGAAAATTTAGCTTGTCAACTGTTATGTTATTATTATGAAGGCAGCTTAATTTCGTTAAATCAAATGTTACAAAATTTGTCTTTAATTTATCCTGATGGAAATTTAAGTTTTACACGTGTCAAAAAAGTAGTTACTGATTCAGCACATTTTAACATTAATCATTGGGTAGAAGCAATTTTAATGGGTAAAAAACAACGTGCTGACCGAATTTTACGTCAATTGGAATATATGGAGGTTGATTTAGAAAAATTGTTGCATAAAATTAAATCTGAAGTATTAATAATAATTAATATAAAATACGGTATGGCACAAAGAAAATCATTATTTAGTTTATTAAAACAATATAAAATATATACAGAGTATCATTGCATGTTGTTGTCTAGAGCGGTGAAGCGGTTAAGTTTATCTAAATTATATCAATCAGTTGGATTATTAGTACAAATAGAATTAAGATATAAAAAAGATTATATTTCTCTTTTATGGTCTAGTTTTGAGGTATTATCAGCTATATTATGTTATGATGAAAAAAAACTTAATATATAATTTTTTATAAATCATACCGCATATCTATTTTGGATTTACTTATAAGAGGGTTTTTAAAGTTTTATATGATAACTATATCATAGTTGTTGCAATATACATACATATTATCTGCATAATATGTATGTATATTGCAACAATAACAATAAATTAAAACTAAAATTTTTATTGATTATGTATGATCAGATCATATTAATATAAGTGGGAAATGGTTTTTGATTTTTACTACTAATAGGTAAAAATGTGTGTGTATGATTGTATGTAATGATTTTAATAGTAATCTAAAATACTGAAAAGTTGTAATTATTGTCGTATAATTTTTTATAGAAAAGGTATGATATAATATATTTAATTGGTACTTATACTTTTTAAATCGGTAATGTGTTTTATTTAAGTTTTATTAAAAATAATAATACAGTAGACAAGTGTAAAACATGCGTGTAAATGGTTATTTTTATTAAAATTGATAGAATATGGTTTTTAAATAAAAATACGATTTATAAAACAGAATACATTAAAATAAATAAAGTCCTATTTATTAGGTGTATAGACTAAGATATAGAATATTACTGTATAAAATTATTTGTATTTATTTAAAAAATATAAATTTGTAAAATAGTTATTTTGTCTTTCTTATACAATAGATATTGTATATTGCTGATGTTTACGCGACGGTAAACATCATATAAATATGTATTTAGGCGTTAAACTGTGCAATCCGATATTTTGAAAGAATTTGTAGTTAATATTATCAATGATATACAGGGACAAGATATTATATGTTTTGACATGTATGACAAAACATATATAACTGATGTTATGATTATCTGTACTGGTATGTCTAGTCGTCATGTGATTTCAATATCTCAGGAGATATTGAAAAAATCCCGTGGTATAGGTGTAAAACCTTATGGTATAGAAGGTATGAATTTTGGTGAATGGGTTTTAGTAGACTTAGGTGATGTAGTTATACATGTAATGCAAAAAGAAATTCGTATTCTGTATGAATTAGAAAAGCTTTGGTGTTAGGATAAATAAAGAGTTTATTTATAAGTACACCTGTCCACGTGTACTTATAAATATTTTACTTATTAAATGAACATATAATTACTTATATTTAATATTAATAATTGATATAAGTAAATTTTAATTGCATGAAGTTAAATGATTCTCAAATTTTTTATAATTATTCGGCTGAGTTGTTGTTATTTGTACGTCGTGTAACTATTGCATGCATTTTTATTTTATTGATTACTAGTATTCTATTTATTCATTTATATCAGATACAAATAGTTAATTTTAATATGTATACTACTCGTTCTAACGAAAATCGTATTAAGATTATTCCTATCCCGCCTAAAAGAGGAATTATTTATGATCGTAATGGAATAGCTTTAGCATTAAATCGAACTATTTATCAATTGGAAATAACACCAAAAAATACAACTAATTTAAATCAAACGATTCATGAATTACAGTTATTATTAGATTTAAGTGATTACGATATAGTGCGTTTTGAAAAAGCTAGAAAACGTTATTCTCAATTTGAGTCATTGCCTATTAAGATTGGTTTAACAGAAGAACAACAAGCTCGATTTGCTGTTAATAGGTTTAGATTTTCAGGGGTAGCAATAAAAGGCTATCAACGTCGTTACTATCCGTATGGATCTGATTTAAGTCATGTAATTGGGTATGTTTCTAAGATTAATGAAGAGGAAATAAAAAGATTAAATAAACAAGGTATTTTAGGTAAGTATATTTCTGCTCCTAATATCGGAAAATTGGGCATTGAACGTTATTATGAAAATATTTTACATGGTACTCCAGGTTATGGAGCTGTAGAAATAAATAGTCGTGGGAAAATTATTAGAAAATTATATAAAAGATCTCCGATTCCAGGAAGAAGTATTGTTTTAACATTAGATTTAAATTTACAACAATATATTGTAAAATTGCTATTAGGTAGTCGATCTTCTGTAATAGTCATTGATCCGAGAAATGGCGGAATTAAAGCTTTAATTTCAAATCCTAGTTATGATCCAAATTTATTTGTTGATGGTATATCTAATACAGAATATAATATTTTATTAAAAGATAATAATTGTCCTTTGCTTAATCGTGCCACTCAGGGGATGTATCCTCCTGCATCTACAGTAAAACCTTATATTTCTGTATCTGCTTTAATTTTAGGAGTGATTAATCAAAATTTTTTATTTTCTGATCCTGGTTGGTGGCAATTACCTGGTTCAGAAAAACGTTTTCGTGATTGGAAACGATGGGGTCATGGAGAAGTAAATATTACAAAAGCTCTCGAAGAATCTTCTGATACTTTTTTTTATCAAATAGCTTATAAAATGGGAATAGATAGTTTGTCTGAATGGATGAATAAATTTGGGTATGGTAGATATACTGGTATCGATCTATTTGAAGAATTAACTGGTGTTATGCCGACTAAAGCATGGAAAATACAACGGTTTAATAAACCATGGTATCAAGGAGATACTATACCGGTAGGTATAGGACAGGGATATTGGACCGCAACTCCTGTACAAATGTCTAAGGCATTAATTACTTTAATTAATGATGGTAATGTGCTTATTCCTCATTTGCTTGATAGTATTTTATTAGAAAAAGATTATATTCCGTACCATCAAACGGAATGCGATCAAGTAGGTGATCCAAAATCGGACGTATGGAAAATTGCTAAGGATGGGATGTTTGGAGCAGCTAATCGTCCAAATGGGACAGTAAGTGGCAGTTTTTCTGATGCTTCATATAAAGCAGCAGCTAAATCTGGTACAGCACAATTATTTAGTTTAAAAAGTAATCAAAACTATGATCCAAACAAAATATCTGAGTATCTTAGAGATCATAAATTGATGACCGCATTTGCCCCATATGAAAATCCTACGATAGCAGTAGTAGTAATTTTAGAAAATGCTAAGGCTGGAATATCAATAGGAACAATTACAAGAAAAATATTTGATTATGCTTTATTGCAATAAATCAACATTTGATTAGACTATTTTATTTATTTCTATCAATCTAACTAATTATTGAATGTATTCATGAATCAAATTATTCGACAGAATTCATTATGGGATAAGTATCATATTGATTTAACATTATTCTTACTTATTATTTTTTTATTGCTATACGGAACTTTTATAATGTGGAGCGCGTGTGGTCAAAGTTTTGAAATGATGCGACTAAAAATATTGCAAATTATAGGAGGATTATTGCTTATGTTTTTTTTAGCGCAGGTTTCACCTAGAGTTTATGAATTTTGGGCGCCTTATATATATTTTTTATGTCTTATATTATTAATATCAGTTAATATGATTGGAGAAATTAGCAAAGGAGCGCAGCGTTGGTTAGATTTTGGTATAATAAGGTTTCAACCATCAGAAATAGTAAAAATTTCTGTTTTGCTTATGGTGGCATATTATGTTGATAGAGGACGACATCCACCATCTTTAAAAAATGTTGGAATAGCACTATTATTAATTATGATTCCTACTACATTTATGTTGGCACAACCAGATTTGGGCACAGCAATTTTAACGGTTAGTTCTGGTTTATTTGTATTGTTTTTATCTGGAATTAGTTGGAAGTTAATTATATTTACGTCATTGCTCATGGTTTTGTTTACTCCTATATTTTGGTTTTTTTGCATGCATGAATATCAGAGATCTAGAATAACGATATTATTGCATCCAGAAATTGATCCATTGGGTGCTGGATATCATATTATTCAATCAAAAATTGCTATTGGTTCAGGTGGTTTAACTGGAAAAGGATGGTTACATGGGACACAATCACAATTAGAATTTTTACCAGAACGTCATACTGATTTTATTTTTGCGGTAATAGGGGAAGAATTAGGATTTTTGGGGATATTAGTATTATTATTGTTATATTTAGGAATTATATTTCGTGGATTTATTATTGCGGTTAAAACAAAACATATGTTTGGGCGGCTAATTATTGGTAGTTTTATGTTAGTGTTATTTATGTACATTTTTGTAAATATTGGTATGGTCAGTGGTTTATTACCGGTAGTAGGTATTCCTTTGCCATTGATAAGTTATGGGGGTTCATCTTTGTTGGTATTAATGGCTGGATTTGGCATGGTTATGTCAATAAATGGACATAGAAAAATGATTTCTAAAATTTTATAATAATTTTGATCATAACGTAATAAAATTAATAGTTAATATTGTTGTTATATATTAATAATATTAGGTTAAAAATTTTAAAGCTTAAAATATATAAAAAGTATTTGTTATATATGATATTTGTGGTTAGTTATAATATTATTAATGTGCAATGTCATGTTGTATATAATAATTATATTTTAGAAGTATTAAAAAACAATATGATACGTTCGTAACATGAAATGTATTATACATTATTACATGTAATACAAAAAATTTTATTAAATAAACTAATTATATGAATTATAAATATGTGTTTTTAACGCAAGGATGTAAATTCTAACATTGTAGCAGTTCATATGATAAATGAATTAATTATTTTATATTAGAAAATATTATTGAGTTCAGTTAATTATAGTTTATTTAATTAGTCAGTTAGTTTATATGATAAAATAATAATATGCGATTGAAAAATTATTTTAGTGCATGTTTTTTTTTCGAATTTGCATGATACATGTAACTCCAGAAATTAATAAAAACATTCCAATTAAAATTAATGGAGATGGCCATAATTGACGATGTATAAATGAATATATTAAACCCGCTATAGTTTCTACTACAATCAGCGGACCTATTAATGTTGTTGGTAATCTTTGACTAGCTTCGTTCCAAAAAAATGTACCCAACCAAGAGCAACAAAATCCAATTAAGATCATTAATAAAATAAAAAAAACTGGTCTGGGCCCAAAGGGCAATATAAATTCATCTTGAATCAGATCTGAACAACAGATACATACAAAACAATACACGACACATGATAGTGGTAATGTAACTACACCTTGTGCGTTGGCCCATGTCATAGGTTTATTGTATGGATGTGTTTTTAACCAACGTGCATTCCTCAATGCGTACCACGCCCAGCATAAAACAGAAATAATTGCTAAAATTATTCCACTTATATATTGCCATATATTAAATATTAAGAATTCAGATTTCAATTCAGAAATGTTTACACATAATAACCCTATCCCCATTAGAAATAATGATGTTAGTACAGTATGATATGGTAATTTTTGTTCATTATTAGAAATAATATGTGTTGTTATAGTTAACGTTAAAGGTAAGGTTCCAATAATAGCTGTTGAAATTGGAGCCCCAACGCGTTGGATAGCACTTGTTAAACACGTATAATACACTAGGTGGCCTGCTAAGACTAGTTTTATTGCTTCTAACCAATCTTGCAACAACAATTTACGTAAACGTGCTCTATCGTACCATGATAGAGGTATTGAAATTAATCCAAACGCAATATAACGACCAGATGCTTGTAATATACTGGGATATTCTGGTATTAATAAGGGACCAATAAAAATTAATCCCCACAATAAACCTGAGATTACAGCAAAAGCAATGCCTAGTATCATAATACCTTTATTGTACTAGTTAAATATACTGGATACTATTATTTAGTAAAAATCTATTTTTAGAAAATTAAAATATATATATATTGTTGAGTATAC
This genomic interval from Candidatus Blochmannia sp. SNP contains the following:
- the leuS gene encoding leucine--tRNA ligase, with protein sequence MRKSYSPSKIESIIQKYWYKNKTFSVAEDSSKEKYYCLSMIPYPSGNLHMGHVRNYTIGDVISRYQRMLGKNVLQPIGWDAFGLPAEHAAIINNTDPEIWTKSNICYMKSQLQSLGFAYDWSREIITCQPQYYRWEQWFFTILYKKGLVYKKTSSVNWCPYHETVLANEQVINNCCWRCHTRVKYKKIPQWFIKITNYADQLLYGLDQLKNWPKQVKIMQRNWIGRSEGVNVTFNITNCDDTLTVYITRLDIFMGITCILVSIDHPIVLKIAEIDLNLAHFIQKCNNFNIKPSNANVYFFEKKGMPINIYAIHPITNSRLPIWVANFVVPIESDGIGAAILVPAHNQQDWEFAHKYSLPVKTVIKNLDGTEPSVMIKAMTGDGILFNSGEFNGLSSCMASNIIATALIARGIAQYKIYYRLKDWCISRQRYWGVPIPMITLENGLVKPVLFDQLPVILPKKTAFIQSNRNNKHVDSSLKMYSNWIRTTYKGQIAIRDTDTFDTFMESSWYYARYTCPHYSKAMLDTCSANYWLPIDQYIGGIEHAIMHLLYFRFYHKLMRDEGLVYSDEPAIRLLCQGMVLADSFYYLSTNDQRIWVDPTHVKIIKRDKVGHISKAVDENGRDLIYAGMCKMSKSKNNGIDPNIIIKKYGADAVRFFIMFAAPIEAALEWKESGLEGAQRFLRRVWNLVYQHIQDGPVSALDVVMLNYAQKFIRYNIHKTIEKVTDDIDRRQSFNTALAAIMKLVNELYSVPKKSIQDRAVLQEALSVIVRLLYPFTPHISFILWRALGGLGDIDHATWPTVDMQAIINERTLIIVQINGKMRHKIYVPLNSDKNVISKLLESENVLNKYLIGKKIRNIIFVPNRVINIII
- the lptE gene encoding LPS assembly lipoprotein LptE, giving the protein MIMFESCGYRLCTDITEKKLQIINDINSISLCSYDPFGPITRAIMTELRVNQIGVVDYLNNDLCIREVHIPCLHILGASEKYITTFVFQNGKEAGYQLVLHIRTNLFIPNKNCCPINIRVYRSFIRNPGSALFNDTQENDIRKDMYRDAAQQLIHQLFLRFDDF
- the holA gene encoding DNA polymerase III subunit delta; this translates as MVWIYPEQLFLELKKELKSVYLLLGNDSYLLQESYFSIIRAANKLNFNTSVNIELDIYSDWKDVFNVFKTASLFEKRKIFSLKFTQNCPVSYFKKNVPLLFSFLHDDLVLIIYIQESNQISKNNIWLQYFNKKGTFVDCSALTYGRMTVWIENQANHMKLVIENLACQLLCYYYEGSLISLNQMLQNLSLIYPDGNLSFTRVKKVVTDSAHFNINHWVEAILMGKKQRADRILRQLEYMEVDLEKLLHKIKSEVLIIINIKYGMAQRKSLFSLLKQYKIYTEYHCMLLSRAVKRLSLSKLYQSVGLLVQIELRYKKDYISLLWSSFEVLSAILCYDEKKLNI
- the rsfS gene encoding ribosome silencing factor; amino-acid sequence: MQSDILKEFVVNIINDIQGQDIICFDMYDKTYITDVMIICTGMSSRHVISISQEILKKSRGIGVKPYGIEGMNFGEWVLVDLGDVVIHVMQKEIRILYELEKLWC
- the mrdA gene encoding peptidoglycan DD-transpeptidase MrdA yields the protein MKLNDSQIFYNYSAELLLFVRRVTIACIFILLITSILFIHLYQIQIVNFNMYTTRSNENRIKIIPIPPKRGIIYDRNGIALALNRTIYQLEITPKNTTNLNQTIHELQLLLDLSDYDIVRFEKARKRYSQFESLPIKIGLTEEQQARFAVNRFRFSGVAIKGYQRRYYPYGSDLSHVIGYVSKINEEEIKRLNKQGILGKYISAPNIGKLGIERYYENILHGTPGYGAVEINSRGKIIRKLYKRSPIPGRSIVLTLDLNLQQYIVKLLLGSRSSVIVIDPRNGGIKALISNPSYDPNLFVDGISNTEYNILLKDNNCPLLNRATQGMYPPASTVKPYISVSALILGVINQNFLFSDPGWWQLPGSEKRFRDWKRWGHGEVNITKALEESSDTFFYQIAYKMGIDSLSEWMNKFGYGRYTGIDLFEELTGVMPTKAWKIQRFNKPWYQGDTIPVGIGQGYWTATPVQMSKALITLINDGNVLIPHLLDSILLEKDYIPYHQTECDQVGDPKSDVWKIAKDGMFGAANRPNGTVSGSFSDASYKAAAKSGTAQLFSLKSNQNYDPNKISEYLRDHKLMTAFAPYENPTIAVVVILENAKAGISIGTITRKIFDYALLQ
- the rodA gene encoding rod shape-determining protein RodA, with translation MNQIIRQNSLWDKYHIDLTLFLLIIFLLLYGTFIMWSACGQSFEMMRLKILQIIGGLLLMFFLAQVSPRVYEFWAPYIYFLCLILLISVNMIGEISKGAQRWLDFGIIRFQPSEIVKISVLLMVAYYVDRGRHPPSLKNVGIALLLIMIPTTFMLAQPDLGTAILTVSSGLFVLFLSGISWKLIIFTSLLMVLFTPIFWFFCMHEYQRSRITILLHPEIDPLGAGYHIIQSKIAIGSGGLTGKGWLHGTQSQLEFLPERHTDFIFAVIGEELGFLGILVLLLLYLGIIFRGFIIAVKTKHMFGRLIIGSFMLVLFMYIFVNIGMVSGLLPVVGIPLPLISYGGSSLLVLMAGFGMVMSINGHRKMISKIL
- a CDS encoding DMT family transporter, with amino-acid sequence MILGIAFAVISGLLWGLIFIGPLLIPEYPSILQASGRYIAFGLISIPLSWYDRARLRKLLLQDWLEAIKLVLAGHLVYYTCLTSAIQRVGAPISTAIIGTLPLTLTITTHIISNNEQKLPYHTVLTSLFLMGIGLLCVNISELKSEFLIFNIWQYISGIILAIISVLCWAWYALRNARWLKTHPYNKPMTWANAQGVVTLPLSCVVYCFVCICCSDLIQDEFILPFGPRPVFFILLMILIGFCCSWLGTFFWNEASQRLPTTLIGPLIVVETIAGLIYSFIHRQLWPSPLILIGMFLLISGVTCIMQIRKKNMH